The following proteins are co-located in the Microbacterium sp. Clip185 genome:
- a CDS encoding ArnT family glycosyltransferase, which translates to MTAASVPSSAPRRARVAWPLGLILIVIAAALTGWQVSASMSDYYGAVAMSMSKSWSNLFFGAFDPAGTVSLDKIPGSFWIPALAVRLFGFSPAAVILPNALAATAAAAVSAFTARRLVGTTGGLLAGAVVATTPILVAVARSNQPESFFVLALALVAWAAVRAIQQRSLGWYLLAGAFIGVAFQTYMLEAWAVWPALAAGYLCTRQRWWRRIWHTLVAGIASLAVSLTWVLIVWLIPASDRPYVGGTNGNNPWEMVFGYNGLGRFSATADSDAYRSFTPAFSGDPGPLRLFNTELAGQIAWLLPATVAAIVVLLILRWRPATVVFLGGWFATEVAMFSLVAGMHQFYTSALAIPVALLVAAAFAVARSRRLLWPQLLLVAVTAATAVVIAAMYSEPSPVIAWIQAAIAVVAILLLVMERRAQALRWVTSMVAVIALLLTPAAWSVLTISTPSSINPTAAGVSQMPGGGGFGGFRPGGTAFGGSASGARPHAPAGGAQTGARGGMRPTGVPGGADSDAALLLYLTERQGDAKYLVATFGAQSAAQLILSSHGGSVLPIGGFDGSDDVPTLAAFQQMVATGEVTYVLGSGAPGAGGTRLASESTKDIAAWVASTCTLVSDAPAGATLYSCAAG; encoded by the coding sequence ATGACCGCCGCGTCCGTTCCGTCTTCCGCGCCCCGGCGTGCCCGTGTCGCGTGGCCCCTGGGCCTCATCCTGATCGTCATCGCCGCCGCCCTGACCGGATGGCAGGTGTCAGCGTCGATGAGCGACTACTACGGCGCGGTCGCGATGTCGATGAGCAAGAGCTGGTCGAACCTGTTCTTCGGCGCCTTCGACCCCGCCGGCACCGTCTCGCTCGACAAGATCCCCGGCTCCTTCTGGATCCCCGCCCTGGCCGTGCGGCTGTTCGGTTTCTCGCCGGCGGCCGTCATCCTTCCCAACGCTCTCGCCGCCACCGCGGCGGCCGCCGTCAGCGCGTTCACCGCCCGTCGGTTGGTCGGAACGACGGGCGGTCTGCTGGCCGGCGCCGTGGTCGCGACCACGCCGATCCTCGTGGCCGTGGCACGATCGAATCAGCCCGAGTCGTTCTTCGTGCTCGCGCTCGCGCTGGTGGCGTGGGCGGCGGTGCGCGCAATCCAGCAGCGCAGCCTCGGCTGGTACCTCCTCGCCGGGGCCTTCATCGGCGTCGCGTTCCAGACCTACATGCTCGAGGCCTGGGCCGTATGGCCCGCTCTGGCCGCGGGGTATCTGTGCACCCGTCAGCGCTGGTGGCGTCGCATCTGGCACACGCTCGTCGCGGGGATCGCGAGCCTCGCCGTGTCGCTCACCTGGGTGCTGATCGTCTGGCTGATCCCCGCATCCGATCGGCCCTACGTCGGCGGCACGAACGGCAACAACCCGTGGGAGATGGTCTTCGGATACAACGGGCTCGGACGCTTCAGCGCCACCGCCGATTCGGACGCCTACCGCTCGTTCACGCCGGCGTTCTCGGGCGACCCCGGTCCCCTCCGCCTGTTCAACACCGAGCTCGCCGGCCAGATCGCGTGGCTGCTCCCCGCGACCGTCGCGGCGATCGTCGTCCTGCTCATCCTGCGATGGCGCCCCGCGACCGTCGTGTTCCTCGGCGGGTGGTTCGCGACCGAGGTCGCGATGTTCTCGCTCGTCGCGGGTATGCACCAGTTCTACACGTCCGCACTCGCGATCCCCGTCGCCCTCCTCGTGGCAGCGGCGTTCGCCGTCGCGCGCTCCCGGCGCCTGCTCTGGCCGCAGTTGCTCCTCGTCGCCGTCACGGCGGCCACCGCCGTGGTGATCGCGGCGATGTACTCCGAGCCGAGCCCGGTCATCGCCTGGATCCAGGCCGCCATCGCTGTCGTGGCGATCCTGCTGCTCGTCATGGAACGTCGAGCCCAGGCCTTGCGCTGGGTGACCTCCATGGTCGCGGTGATCGCCCTCCTGCTGACGCCGGCGGCGTGGTCAGTGCTGACGATCAGCACGCCGAGCTCGATCAATCCGACGGCCGCCGGAGTCTCCCAGATGCCGGGCGGCGGCGGGTTCGGCGGCTTTCGGCCCGGCGGTACGGCCTTCGGCGGCTCGGCGAGCGGCGCAAGACCGCACGCACCGGCCGGCGGAGCGCAGACCGGCGCCCGCGGCGGGATGCGCCCCACGGGCGTGCCGGGCGGGGCGGACTCGGACGCGGCGCTGCTGCTCTATCTCACAGAGCGTCAGGGCGATGCGAAGTACCTCGTCGCCACATTCGGCGCACAGTCGGCGGCGCAGCTCATCCTGTCCTCCCATGGAGGCTCCGTATTGCCCATCGGCGGATTCGACGGCAGCGACGATGTCCCGACCCTTGCCGCGTTCCAGCAGATGGTCGCCACCGGCGAGGTCACCTACGTGCTCGGGTCCGGCGCGCCGGGAGCGGGAGGGACCCGCTTGGCGTCGGAGTCGACGAAGGACATCGCCGCGTGGGTGGCATCCACCTGCACCCTCGTGAGCGATGCCCCCGCGGGCGCGACGCTCTATTCCTGCGCCGCAGGATGA
- a CDS encoding LysR family transcriptional regulator, with protein sequence MADQDEGELAVQAFRVMRAIAETGSITAAAASLGYSQPAVSQQVRRIESRVGMPVVERVGRRVRLTEAGAVLARHADAVARSIDAASDELAQLRGLTSGRVRLTGFPSASPTLVPRVLAALSDKAPGLAVTYVEAEPPEAMAAVREDRADIALTFSYPGDENDPHGESARGLVVRTLGADRMFVVLPDDHELVGASVAQLGELADASWIAGCPRCRGHLLELCARAGFTPRIAFETDNIVAVENLVARGTGVATLPGLALDSFPLLPGVQAVPLPPGEQRTLHVVTAADAHRVPALRLALAAVGEAAQAAGVGRGTAGRRG encoded by the coding sequence ATGGCCGATCAGGACGAGGGCGAGCTCGCCGTTCAGGCGTTCCGCGTGATGCGCGCGATCGCCGAGACCGGGTCCATCACGGCGGCCGCCGCATCCCTCGGGTACAGCCAGCCCGCTGTCAGCCAGCAGGTGCGCCGCATCGAGAGTCGTGTCGGGATGCCGGTGGTCGAGCGCGTCGGGCGCCGGGTGCGCCTCACCGAGGCCGGCGCCGTGCTCGCCCGCCACGCGGACGCGGTGGCGCGCTCCATCGACGCGGCCTCCGACGAGCTGGCGCAGCTGCGTGGGCTCACCTCGGGCCGCGTGCGTCTGACCGGATTCCCCTCGGCGTCGCCGACGCTGGTCCCGCGGGTGCTTGCGGCGCTCTCGGACAAGGCTCCCGGACTCGCCGTGACCTACGTCGAGGCGGAACCGCCTGAGGCGATGGCTGCGGTGCGTGAGGATCGCGCCGACATCGCGCTCACGTTCAGCTACCCGGGCGACGAGAACGATCCGCACGGTGAGAGCGCGCGCGGCCTCGTCGTGCGCACCCTCGGCGCGGACCGCATGTTCGTCGTGCTTCCCGACGACCACGAGCTCGTCGGAGCATCCGTCGCTCAGCTCGGCGAGCTCGCCGACGCATCCTGGATCGCGGGCTGTCCTCGGTGCCGCGGTCACCTGCTGGAGCTCTGCGCCCGCGCGGGGTTCACGCCGCGGATCGCGTTCGAGACCGACAACATCGTCGCGGTGGAGAACCTCGTGGCCCGGGGTACCGGTGTCGCGACCCTGCCGGGGCTCGCCCTCGACTCCTTCCCGCTGCTGCCGGGCGTGCAGGCGGTGCCGCTGCCACCGGGGGAGCAGCGCACGCTTCATGTGGTGACTGCCGCCGACGCGCACCGGGTGCCCGCGCTTCGGCTGGCACTCGCGGCGGTCGGCGAGGCCGCGCAGGCTGCGGGAGTGGGCCGCGGCACGGCGGGGCGACGCGGGTAG
- a CDS encoding fumarylacetoacetate hydrolase family protein, which produces MKIARFSHQDAIAYGIVDDDELVQLAGDPMFAGFEPTGKRIPIADVALLAPVIPRSKVVAIGRNYRAHAEELGNDVPAEPLMFLKPNTAVIGPGDVIVRPTQSERVDFEGELVVVIGRIAKNVPVEKALDVVFGYTVGNDVTARDLQRSDGQWSRAKGFDTFCPLGPVIETEFDPASAARVVTRVNGDERQSAPLTDLMFPIAELIAYASSVFTLLPGDVIMTGTPAGVGPLVAGDEVEVEVEGIGVLRNTVRDA; this is translated from the coding sequence GTGAAGATCGCTCGTTTCAGCCACCAGGACGCCATCGCCTACGGAATCGTCGACGACGACGAACTCGTGCAGCTCGCCGGAGACCCGATGTTCGCCGGCTTCGAGCCGACGGGAAAGCGCATCCCGATCGCGGATGTGGCGCTGCTCGCGCCGGTGATCCCGCGATCCAAGGTCGTGGCGATCGGACGCAACTACCGTGCCCACGCGGAGGAGCTCGGCAACGACGTCCCCGCTGAGCCGCTGATGTTCCTCAAGCCCAACACCGCGGTCATCGGTCCCGGCGACGTCATCGTGCGCCCCACGCAGTCCGAGCGGGTCGACTTCGAGGGCGAGCTGGTCGTGGTGATCGGCCGGATCGCGAAGAACGTGCCGGTGGAGAAGGCCCTCGACGTCGTGTTCGGCTACACGGTCGGCAACGACGTCACCGCCCGCGACCTCCAGCGCAGTGACGGCCAGTGGTCGCGCGCCAAGGGCTTCGACACCTTCTGCCCGCTCGGGCCCGTCATCGAGACGGAGTTCGATCCCGCGTCCGCCGCGCGCGTCGTGACCCGCGTCAACGGCGACGAGCGCCAGTCGGCGCCGCTCACCGATCTGATGTTCCCGATCGCGGAGCTGATCGCATACGCGTCGTCGGTGTTCACGCTGCTGCCCGGCGATGTCATCATGACCGGAACCCCCGCCGGTGTCGGCCCGCTCGTGGCCGGCGACGAGGTCGAGGTCGAGGTCGAGGGGATCGGCGTTCTGCGCAACACCGTGCGCGATGCCTGA
- a CDS encoding aminotransferase class V-fold PLP-dependent enzyme: MTAPLDLTAVRAAFDGGRDYLAACTGGLPPRVSRDALIADIMRAVTHGADAAAYSVVVEHTRRHAARLLQVAPERVAIGSQTSVLVSLIAAALPESSEVLVPDGDFSSLVLPFVHRGGLRVRCAPLAELAEAVRPDTALVAFSLVQSASGEVADHGAITAAARAVGARTLCDGTQAVGWLPVDAFAFDAFVVHAYKWLCAPRGVAFLALTEEFAATLTPLHAGWYAGADPWQSCYGDAATLASDARRFDVSPAWQAFVGAEPSLGLFADADMSAVHRYTTALATRFLTEMGLPAPSTPSAIVTWTDADAADLARLQAAGITASGRAGRARLAFHVFNDEDDVDRAVRALR, encoded by the coding sequence ATGACCGCACCGCTGGATCTCACCGCCGTCCGCGCGGCCTTCGACGGCGGTCGGGACTACCTCGCCGCCTGCACCGGCGGACTGCCGCCGCGCGTGAGCCGAGACGCCCTCATCGCCGACATCATGCGCGCGGTCACGCACGGGGCGGATGCAGCGGCCTACTCCGTCGTCGTCGAGCACACGCGCCGGCACGCCGCACGACTGCTGCAGGTCGCACCCGAGCGCGTCGCGATCGGGTCGCAGACCTCGGTTCTGGTGAGCCTCATCGCCGCAGCCCTGCCCGAGAGCAGCGAGGTGCTCGTGCCGGACGGCGACTTCTCTTCCCTCGTTCTCCCGTTCGTGCACCGCGGCGGCCTCCGTGTGCGCTGCGCACCGCTCGCAGAGCTTGCCGAAGCCGTTCGGCCCGACACGGCCCTCGTCGCCTTCTCGCTCGTGCAGTCCGCATCCGGCGAGGTCGCCGATCACGGCGCGATCACCGCCGCCGCGAGAGCGGTCGGAGCCCGCACGCTGTGTGACGGCACGCAAGCGGTCGGTTGGCTTCCCGTCGACGCGTTCGCCTTCGACGCGTTCGTCGTGCACGCGTACAAGTGGCTGTGCGCGCCGCGCGGTGTCGCCTTCCTCGCCCTGACGGAGGAGTTCGCAGCCACCCTGACGCCGCTCCACGCCGGATGGTACGCGGGCGCCGACCCGTGGCAGTCCTGCTACGGAGACGCCGCGACGCTGGCCTCGGACGCCCGTCGGTTCGATGTCTCCCCCGCGTGGCAAGCGTTCGTGGGCGCCGAGCCGTCGCTCGGACTCTTCGCCGACGCCGACATGTCCGCCGTCCACCGGTACACGACCGCTCTGGCGACGCGCTTCCTCACCGAGATGGGCCTCCCCGCCCCCTCCACCCCGAGCGCGATCGTGACGTGGACCGACGCGGATGCCGCCGACCTCGCGCGCCTGCAGGCCGCCGGCATCACCGCATCCGGCCGCGCCGGACGCGCGCGCCTCGCGTTCCACGTCTTCAACGACGAGGACGACGTCGATCGCGCGGTGCGGGCGCTGCGTTAA
- a CDS encoding MFS transporter: MPDAPDLLPDAAELTRIRRRTLWLLSSGQILGGIAFGATISLGAILATELSGDEAFSGWATAAVTLGAAAFAIPLAALARRSGRRPALAAGLSVALIGVLLVIGAVAAASFPLLLAGVVLIGAGQAANLQSRFAAADLATDSSRGRDISVVVWATTVGAVLGPNLVGPGQALGDLVGMPPLTGPYLFTIVAQVLAVILYVAALRPDPLLLAQRLVARAAAGAAPRIARADRPVAARYAILAIAASHGTMVAVMAMTPVHLVHHGASLTIVGLTISLHIAGMYALSPVFGILADRIGRVATVLLGQGLLAASLLVSGLGQSANTAVTIGLVLLGLGWSASTVAGAALLVETSSEAMRTRRQGRSDLAMNLVGAAGAILAGVILGWIGFGGLAFVTLALVIVVVAASPLARTRREAA; the protein is encoded by the coding sequence ATGCCTGACGCTCCCGACCTGCTGCCGGATGCGGCCGAGCTGACCCGCATCCGACGCCGCACGCTGTGGCTGCTGTCCTCCGGACAGATCCTCGGGGGAATCGCGTTCGGCGCGACGATCTCGCTCGGCGCGATCCTCGCCACCGAGCTGTCCGGTGACGAGGCGTTCTCCGGCTGGGCGACAGCAGCCGTGACGTTGGGAGCGGCGGCGTTCGCCATCCCGCTCGCGGCCCTCGCGCGGCGCAGCGGGCGTCGCCCCGCGCTCGCGGCCGGGCTCTCCGTGGCCCTGATCGGGGTGCTGCTGGTGATCGGCGCGGTGGCGGCCGCATCCTTCCCGCTGCTGCTCGCGGGGGTCGTGCTGATCGGTGCGGGTCAGGCCGCCAACCTGCAGTCGCGCTTCGCTGCGGCCGACCTCGCGACCGATTCGTCGCGCGGTCGCGACATCTCGGTCGTGGTCTGGGCGACGACGGTCGGCGCGGTTCTCGGCCCGAACCTCGTCGGACCGGGGCAGGCGCTCGGCGACCTGGTCGGTATGCCTCCGCTGACCGGCCCCTATCTGTTCACGATCGTCGCCCAGGTGCTCGCCGTCATCCTGTACGTCGCTGCGCTGCGCCCCGACCCGCTCCTGCTGGCGCAACGCCTCGTCGCCCGGGCTGCGGCAGGCGCGGCACCCCGGATCGCCCGCGCCGATCGGCCCGTGGCGGCGCGCTACGCGATTCTCGCGATCGCCGCCTCTCACGGCACGATGGTCGCCGTCATGGCCATGACCCCGGTGCACCTCGTGCATCACGGCGCGAGCCTCACGATCGTCGGGCTCACGATCAGCCTGCACATCGCCGGGATGTACGCGCTGTCGCCGGTGTTCGGCATCCTCGCCGACCGGATCGGCCGGGTGGCGACCGTCCTCCTCGGGCAGGGGCTGTTGGCCGCATCCCTTCTCGTCTCGGGGCTGGGGCAGAGTGCGAACACCGCGGTGACCATCGGCCTCGTGTTGCTGGGGCTCGGGTGGAGCGCCTCGACCGTGGCGGGCGCGGCGTTGCTCGTGGAGACCAGCAGTGAGGCGATGCGCACCCGCCGGCAGGGCCGCAGCGATCTCGCGATGAACCTCGTGGGAGCTGCAGGCGCGATCCTCGCCGGAGTCATCCTCGGCTGGATCGGATTCGGGGGGCTCGCGTTCGTGACCCTCGCGCTCGTGATCGTCGTCGTGGCGGCGTCTCCGCTCGCGCGCACGCGCCGCGAAGCGGCTTAA
- a CDS encoding FadR/GntR family transcriptional regulator produces the protein MSSPAVGARAADGVFDGLREDIVTGRLAVGERLPSEAALAERYGVSRPSVREAIRSLQTLGLTRTRTGSGTYVVSDRPALSLGYGDFSPRDLSEARPHIEVPAAGLAAERRTDEQRAELVALCDRMDATTDPEEWVELDSRFHVLVAEASGNAVFARAVGDIRDALSHQSGVVNLIADRRDPSSREHRAIAEAIGIGSAIEAREAMRAHLGAVERVVSPLSEPASLD, from the coding sequence ATGAGCTCGCCCGCTGTCGGCGCCCGCGCGGCGGACGGGGTGTTCGACGGGCTGCGCGAGGACATCGTCACCGGGCGCCTCGCGGTGGGGGAGAGGCTTCCCTCCGAAGCCGCCCTCGCCGAGCGTTACGGTGTAAGCCGTCCGAGTGTGCGCGAGGCCATCCGCTCCCTCCAGACCCTCGGCCTCACCCGCACCCGGACCGGAAGCGGCACGTACGTGGTGTCGGACCGACCCGCCCTCTCCCTCGGCTACGGCGACTTCTCGCCGCGCGACCTGAGCGAAGCGCGACCGCACATCGAGGTGCCCGCCGCGGGCCTCGCCGCCGAGCGACGCACTGACGAACAGCGCGCGGAGCTCGTGGCGCTGTGCGACCGCATGGACGCCACGACCGACCCGGAGGAGTGGGTCGAGCTCGACTCGCGCTTCCACGTGCTCGTGGCCGAGGCATCCGGCAACGCGGTGTTCGCCCGCGCTGTCGGCGACATCCGAGACGCCCTCAGCCATCAATCCGGCGTCGTCAACCTCATCGCGGATCGTCGCGATCCCTCCTCGCGGGAGCACCGGGCGATCGCCGAGGCGATCGGCATCGGCTCGGCCATCGAGGCGCGCGAGGCCATGCGCGCGCACCTCGGCGCGGTCGAACGCGTCGTCAGCCCGCTGTCGGAACCAGCTTCTCTGGACTGA
- a CDS encoding branched-chain amino acid aminotransferase, translating to MTLLDTDPDQGLAPLEFAVTRNLAARGAAEREQILENPGFGVYFTDHMVDICWSMRGGWHRPRVQPYGPISLDPAAAVLHYGQEIFEGIKAYRHADGSIHTFRPDQNGRRLQRSARRLALPELPVSYFVQSLRELIKLDAAWVPSGADQSLYLRPFMFAKEAFLGVRPAQKVAYYLIASPAGAYFKGGVQPVSIWLSEDYSRAGKGGTGAAKTGGNYAASLLPQSEAYENECDQVVFLDQDGNVEELGGMNIVFVKKDGTLVTPQSDSILEGITRDSILQLAIDRGHKVEGRAVSLAEWREGVASGDIVEVFACGTAAVVTPIGQLKGKDFFDEQPTGSLALSLREELTDIQYGRREDKHNWLVRLDA from the coding sequence ATGACACTCCTCGACACCGATCCCGACCAGGGCCTCGCACCGCTCGAGTTCGCCGTCACCCGCAACCTCGCCGCCCGCGGCGCCGCGGAGCGCGAGCAGATCCTCGAGAACCCCGGCTTCGGCGTTTACTTCACCGACCACATGGTCGACATCTGCTGGTCGATGCGCGGCGGCTGGCACCGCCCGCGCGTGCAGCCGTACGGCCCGATCTCGCTGGATCCCGCCGCGGCCGTTCTCCACTACGGTCAGGAGATCTTCGAGGGCATCAAGGCGTACCGCCATGCCGACGGGTCGATCCACACCTTCCGTCCCGACCAGAACGGTCGGCGTCTGCAGCGCTCGGCTCGGCGTCTCGCACTGCCGGAGCTGCCCGTGTCGTACTTCGTGCAGTCGCTGCGCGAGCTGATCAAGCTGGATGCGGCCTGGGTGCCGTCGGGCGCTGATCAGAGTCTGTACCTGCGGCCGTTCATGTTCGCCAAGGAGGCCTTCCTGGGCGTGCGCCCGGCGCAGAAGGTCGCCTACTACCTCATCGCGAGCCCCGCGGGCGCCTACTTCAAGGGCGGCGTGCAGCCGGTCTCGATCTGGCTGAGCGAGGACTACTCCCGTGCCGGCAAGGGCGGCACGGGGGCGGCGAAGACCGGCGGCAACTACGCTGCCAGCCTGCTGCCGCAGTCCGAGGCGTACGAGAACGAGTGCGACCAGGTCGTGTTCCTCGACCAGGACGGCAACGTCGAAGAGCTCGGCGGCATGAACATCGTGTTCGTCAAGAAGGACGGCACCCTCGTCACCCCGCAGTCCGACTCGATCCTCGAGGGCATCACCCGCGACTCGATCCTGCAGCTCGCGATCGACCGCGGCCACAAGGTCGAGGGCCGCGCCGTGTCGCTGGCCGAGTGGCGCGAGGGTGTCGCCTCGGGTGACATCGTCGAGGTGTTCGCCTGCGGCACGGCCGCGGTGGTGACGCCGATCGGCCAGCTCAAGGGCAAGGACTTCTTCGACGAGCAGCCGACCGGCTCGCTCGCGCTGTCGCTGCGCGAAGAGCTGACCGACATCCAGTACGGCCGTCGCGAAGACAAGCACAACTGGCTCGTCCGGCTCGACGCCTGA
- a CDS encoding 3-isopropylmalate dehydrogenase, which yields MSRVVKLAVIPGDGIGPEVIAEADKVLEAVTADTDVTFERTWFSLGAARFLETGDTLTDDDLAAIASHDAILLGAVGGVPGDPRLKNANIERGLLLKLRFALDHYVNLRPSKLYPGASGPLADPGEIDFVVVREGTEGPYVGNGGAIRVGTPHEVANETSVNTAFGVERVVRFAFAEAERRRKKLTLVHKTNVLVHAGGIWKRIVDEVATEHPDVAVDYLHVDAATIFLVTNPSRFDVIVTDNLFGDILTDLAGAVTGGIGLAASGNINPDGDFPSMFEPVHGSAPDIAGQQKADPTAAILSVALLLNHLGLRDDADRLTRAVEADIAERSDSVRTTAQIGDAIIARLQA from the coding sequence ATGTCGCGCGTCGTGAAGCTCGCCGTCATCCCCGGTGACGGAATCGGTCCCGAGGTGATCGCCGAGGCGGACAAAGTGCTCGAGGCCGTCACCGCGGACACCGACGTGACCTTCGAGCGCACGTGGTTCTCGCTCGGAGCCGCGCGCTTCCTCGAGACCGGCGACACCCTGACCGACGACGACCTGGCGGCGATCGCCTCGCACGACGCGATCCTGCTCGGCGCCGTCGGGGGAGTGCCCGGCGATCCTCGACTGAAGAACGCGAACATCGAGCGGGGGCTGCTGCTCAAGCTGCGCTTCGCGCTCGATCACTACGTGAACCTGCGTCCGTCGAAGCTCTACCCGGGTGCGAGCGGTCCGCTCGCCGACCCGGGTGAGATCGACTTCGTCGTGGTGCGCGAGGGGACCGAGGGCCCGTACGTCGGCAACGGGGGCGCGATCCGCGTGGGCACCCCGCACGAGGTGGCCAACGAGACCTCGGTGAACACGGCGTTCGGCGTGGAGCGTGTCGTGCGTTTCGCGTTCGCCGAGGCCGAGCGGCGCCGCAAGAAGCTCACCCTCGTGCACAAGACCAACGTGCTCGTGCACGCCGGGGGCATCTGGAAGCGGATCGTCGACGAGGTGGCGACGGAGCACCCCGACGTCGCCGTAGACTATCTGCACGTCGACGCGGCCACGATCTTCCTGGTCACGAACCCCAGCCGCTTCGACGTGATCGTCACCGACAACCTCTTCGGTGACATCCTGACCGACCTGGCAGGTGCCGTCACCGGTGGCATCGGCCTCGCCGCATCCGGGAACATCAATCCCGACGGCGACTTCCCGTCGATGTTCGAGCCCGTTCACGGTTCGGCTCCCGACATCGCGGGCCAGCAGAAGGCCGACCCCACGGCCGCGATCCTCTCGGTCGCGCTCCTGCTGAATCATCTGGGACTGCGCGATGACGCCGACCGCCTCACCCGCGCGGTCGAAGCCGACATCGCCGAGCGTTCCGATTCGGTCCGCACCACAGCACAGATCGGCGACGCGATCATCGCGCGGCTCCAGGCGTAA
- the gltX gene encoding glutamate--tRNA ligase, producing the protein MVSAPDPRTTTATGSDIRVRFCPSPTGLPHVGLIRTALFNWAYARHNGGKLVFRIEDTDAARDSEESYQQLLEALRWLEIDWDEGVEVGGPHAPYRQSQRHELYREVLDKLVAAGVAYESYSTAEEIDARNEANGRAKQLGYDNYDRTLTEEQKAAFRAEGREPAYRLRVPDEDLTYVDLIRGEVTFPAGSFPDFVIVRAGGVPLYTFVNPVDDALMGITHVIRGEDLMPSTARQLSLYRALIEAGVTDFMPRFGHMPLVLGEEGNKKLSKRDPKADLFLQREKGFIHEGLLNYLSLLGWSLAPDRDVFSLDELVEAFDIADVNPNPARFDQKKAESINGDHIRMLAPEDFATRILPYLRDAGIIGETLDDRERALIAAAAPLVQERVQLLGDVPGLLGFLFRDEVEYADDALASLPANAGEVLVASVNALELVPHAEFTAASVQEALQKALIEELGLKPRVAYGPLRVAVSGRRVSPPLFESMELLGKSESIRRLDALVQKIG; encoded by the coding sequence ATGGTTTCCGCACCCGATCCCCGCACCACGACCGCAACCGGCTCCGACATCCGGGTGCGGTTCTGCCCCTCGCCCACGGGCCTGCCGCACGTCGGCCTCATCCGCACCGCGCTGTTCAACTGGGCATACGCCCGGCACAACGGCGGCAAGCTCGTCTTCCGCATCGAAGACACGGATGCGGCTCGCGACAGCGAGGAGAGCTACCAGCAGCTGCTCGAGGCGCTGCGCTGGCTCGAGATCGACTGGGACGAGGGCGTCGAGGTCGGCGGTCCCCACGCGCCGTACCGGCAGTCGCAGCGGCATGAGCTCTACCGCGAGGTGCTCGACAAGCTCGTCGCGGCGGGTGTCGCGTACGAGAGCTACTCGACGGCCGAGGAGATCGACGCGCGCAACGAGGCGAACGGGCGCGCCAAGCAGCTCGGCTACGACAACTACGACCGCACGCTCACCGAAGAGCAGAAGGCCGCGTTCCGCGCCGAGGGGCGCGAGCCCGCCTACCGCCTCCGCGTGCCGGACGAAGACCTCACCTACGTGGACCTCATCCGGGGCGAGGTGACGTTCCCCGCCGGATCCTTCCCCGACTTCGTCATCGTGCGCGCGGGCGGTGTGCCGCTGTACACCTTCGTGAACCCGGTCGACGACGCGCTCATGGGCATCACGCACGTCATCCGCGGCGAGGACCTCATGCCCTCGACCGCGCGTCAGCTCTCGCTGTACCGCGCGCTGATCGAAGCGGGCGTCACCGACTTCATGCCGCGGTTCGGGCACATGCCGCTGGTGCTGGGGGAGGAGGGCAACAAGAAGCTCTCCAAGCGTGACCCGAAGGCCGACCTCTTCCTGCAGCGGGAGAAGGGCTTCATCCACGAGGGCCTGCTCAACTACCTGTCGCTGCTGGGCTGGTCACTCGCCCCCGATCGCGACGTGTTCTCGCTCGACGAGCTCGTCGAGGCCTTCGACATCGCCGATGTGAACCCCAACCCGGCCCGCTTCGATCAGAAGAAGGCCGAGTCCATCAACGGCGATCACATCCGGATGCTGGCGCCCGAGGACTTCGCGACCCGCATCCTGCCGTACCTGCGCGACGCGGGCATCATCGGTGAGACGCTCGATGACCGTGAGCGGGCGCTCATCGCCGCTGCTGCTCCGCTCGTGCAGGAGCGCGTGCAGCTGCTCGGCGACGTGCCGGGCCTTCTCGGGTTCCTGTTCCGCGACGAGGTGGAGTACGCCGACGATGCCCTCGCGTCGCTGCCGGCCAACGCCGGTGAGGTGCTGGTCGCCTCCGTCAACGCGCTCGAGCTCGTGCCGCACGCGGAGTTCACGGCTGCATCCGTGCAGGAGGCGTTGCAGAAGGCGCTGATCGAGGAGCTCGGCCTGAAGCCTCGCGTCGCCTACGGCCCGCTCCGGGTTGCGGTCAGCGGTCGTCGGGTGTCGCCGCCGCTGTTCGAGTCGATGGAGCTGCTCGGCAAGAGCGAGAGCATCCGCCGTCTTGACGCCCTGGTGCAGAAGATCGGCTGA